Genomic segment of Geminocystis herdmanii PCC 6308:
TAACTTGGGGGTTAATACCATTAACTTGGGGGTTAATACCATTAACCCCTACGGCATTGTTTTTGATGGTGATATTCGGAGTGGCTACTCCTGCGTTATTCGCTCCTGTTAACAAAGTGGGCAAATCTTGAGGGGTGAACCCTAGTAAATTTCCTTGCTCATCTTGAGGTATATCAAGCTCTAAGCTCAATAAACTGCCTTCGGGGGTGATTTTTACCCTTGATGTCCCTGCAACGGCTTGTATGTTGATTTTACCGTTCGGGGTTTCGATCGAACCTGTATTAATTACATTACCGCCGATGAGGTTAATATTACTACCTTCAGAAACTTTTAAGTCTCCTGCATTGATAATGCTACCCGGTTGATTGGTATTGAAAACAAAGTTAGTGGGATTGCCGGTTAAGTTGCTATAGTCGTTACTACCGACAGCACTAAAAACGCCGTTATTGAAACCGATACCCGTTGCTGTGGTGGCGGTAAAGTCTGCTGGAACATTTATACTAGCTCCTGAGCCGAAAACCACCCCTGCTGGATTCATTAAGAAAAGGTTACTATTACCTCCCACTACTTGAATTAAGCCGTTAATGTAGGAAGGGTTGCCTCCTGTCACCCTCGTTAAGATATTGTGAATATTGGGATTCGTCAGAAAAGTGGCTATTTGTTGTTGTGTTAAACCAAATTCCTTGAAGCTGTGAAATAGGTTTTTACCGTCTCTGGAAAAGGTGTTACCGTCTATGGTAATTCGATCGCCGTCTTTGGTTACAATGGTGGCAGTGCTACCATCGACTTTAATTTCTTGGGCTTGGCTCGATCGAGGTTCTAACAGAGCAAGAAATGATAGAATAACAACAAATAAACCAGTTTTTTTCAACATAGCAATACCTTAATGGGGAATTTTCGTTAAACTTCTTATGTTTAAACAATTTACTGTTATTGTATATAAGGTATTTCTTTTTTTCAATACATTATTTGTTAAGAAATATCAATCACATTTGTTTTTTCGTGATTGTTGATCAGGTAATTGCAAGTGTTCACTACAAATCTTAAAAAAATCTAAAGATTTTTTATGTATCAAGATTCACCCATTAGCTAAATAGAATATTTACTTCCATAAATCATAAAATTATCGGTTGAGATAAGTAAAAGTATCTATCATTGAGATAAAATATACCTAAATTGATTTTAAGTTAATATTTTAAAAATTGAAAATTGTTTATCTGTGGAAATGAGATCAAAAAAAATAATTTAAACTCTTTTCGTATGTTGTCTATATTCAAGATGTCAGGTAAATTGACAATGGCGGTTTTAAGCACATTGTTACTTGTGGGCATATTTTGGCACATAAAAACAGGGCAACAAACAAAATTAGTGGAAAAAATTAAGCAAAGAGGAGATGATATTCTTACTAATAATGGAGGGTTGGAAAAAAATGAAAATCCTCAAGATAAAATTAATTTACTCCATGAGCGACAATTAAAAATAAAGGCTCGATTAATTACTGTGAGGATATTTTCTTCTGAGGAAAAAGGCGGTTCTGGGGTTATCATTGGAGAAGATAATGGCATTTATTATGTGATTACTAATAATCATGTCATCAAAGATACTAATGTTAATTATAAAATTCAAACTTATCGAAATAAGATTTATGTGGGGGAAGTTATTTGGCAAAATAATCAAGATACTGTGATGGATGATTTAGCTTTATTAAAATTTAGTAGTTCAGAAAAATATAATGTAGCTAAACTAAAAAAATATGTTCAAAAAAATGAAATGGTTTTAGCTAGTGGTTTTCCTTTTCAAGATAATTTTACTCAGTCATCTAATATTAAATATACCCTTGGATATGTTAAAAATATTTTACATGAACCTTTGATCGGAGGTTATCAATTAGGTTATAGTAATAATATCTATTCCGGGATGAGTGGTGGTTCTATTCTTAATCAAAATGGCGAATTAATTGGTATTAATGCTTTAGGTTCTTATCCGTTTTTAGGTAATCATTATATCTATCAAAATGGCACTATTATTCCCGATAAAGAAGTAGCAATAATGGAGAAATTAAGTTGGGGTATTAGCAGTAGTTCGATCGAAAAGCTAATGAATAAAATTCAAGAAGAAGGATTAATTAACTTTAACTTAAATAATAAAATCAATAATTAATAGACTTTTCTAAATTAAATATTTGTATTATTAATTAAAAATTATGCCACCCAAAGCCGATAAATTACAGCAAAATATAGAAAGTATTAAAAGTTTTTTAAACAGAAAATTACCTGAGTATAATGAGTTAACTAATGTTATCTCAAAAGTTAATAAAATAGAGGCTTTATTATCAGAAAAAAAACTAACCTTACAAATAGTTGGTAATGAAGAAAAATTAATTCAGGCAATGTTTGATTTAATTAGTAAAAATCCTGAATTTAATCAAGGATATAAGATTAAGTATGATCTGATTCCAGAGTTACCAAAAGAGATGTTACCAACATCTTTAAGTATTTTAAAGTT
This window contains:
- a CDS encoding S1 family peptidase; amino-acid sequence: MAVLSTLLLVGIFWHIKTGQQTKLVEKIKQRGDDILTNNGGLEKNENPQDKINLLHERQLKIKARLITVRIFSSEEKGGSGVIIGEDNGIYYVITNNHVIKDTNVNYKIQTYRNKIYVGEVIWQNNQDTVMDDLALLKFSSSEKYNVAKLKKYVQKNEMVLASGFPFQDNFTQSSNIKYTLGYVKNILHEPLIGGYQLGYSNNIYSGMSGGSILNQNGELIGINALGSYPFLGNHYIYQNGTIIPDKEVAIMEKLSWGISSSSIEKLMNKIQEEGLINFNLNNKINN